One genomic region from Xiphophorus couchianus chromosome 21, X_couchianus-1.0, whole genome shotgun sequence encodes:
- the LOC114136636 gene encoding proline-rich extensin-like protein EPR1 isoform X4 yields MAFLFRLVVVSLLALETCKVKASYVPSMPVSGILTSGPNKPHKLPDVQRYAPWFPRSFHGFFAPQQEPGSSKPQLPTESKFPIGGPVPLFNPPQFPRKPLCPAGSCRLPIFPVEPKYPIGHPGLLFNPLLLPIAPVYPTGLPNPPFNPPILPVESKYPIGSPVPPSNPPVLPVEPKYPLGGTVPSVKPPQFPRKPLCSSGRQSGSCWPPAFPIEPKYPIGGPVLPSHPPALPVEPKYPIRGPVLPNHPPEHPVEPKYPIRGPVLPNHPPELPVEPKYPIRGPVLPSHPPALPVEPKYPIGAPVPPSNPLMLPIVPEYSIGHPGLLFNPLLLPIAPEYPIGFPIPSFNPPVLPVEPKYPFGGPVPLFNPPVLPGEPMYPIGGPVPQVQPPQLPSKPPCSVASPFSVCRPQTFPVKPKHPLEVPVSHGLMPLFQTLESGKVPTERLNHGYPGCYSKWPFLQSKPCY; encoded by the exons ATGGCTTTTCTGTTCAG GCTGGTGGTGGTCTCCTTACTGGCATTGGAGACATGTAAAGTAAAAG CTTCATATGTTCCTTCAATGCCTGTGTCTGGCATTCTAACTTCGGGTCCAAACAAACCACACAAATTGCCAGATGTGCAACGCTATGCCCCATGGTTTCCAAGGAGTTTCCATGGTTTCTTTGCCCCTCAGCAGGAACCAGGCAGTAGTAAACCTCAGTTACCTACTGAGTCGAAGTTCCCAATAGGAGGTCCAGTCCCTCTGTTTAACCCACCACAGTTTCCTAGAAAGCCTCTTTGTCCAGCAGGTTCTTGCAGGTTGCCAATATTCCCTGTTGAGCCAAAGTACCCAATAGGCCATCCAGGCCTGCTATTCAACCCATTATTGCTTCCTATAGCCCCAGTGTACCCAACAGGACTTCCAAACCCTCCCTTTAACCCACCAATTCTTCCTGTTGAGTCCAAGTACCCAATTGGCAGTCCAGTCCCTCCATCCAACCCACCAGTACTTCCTGTTGAGCCCAAGTACCCATTAGGAGGTACAGTCCCTTCAGTCAAGCCACCACAGTTTCCTAGAAAGCCTCTTTGTTCAAGTGGAAGACAATCAGGTTCTTGCTGGCCACCAGCTTTCCCCATTGAACCAAAGTACCCAATAGGAGGTCCAGTCCTTCCGTCCCACCCACCAGCGCTTCCTGTTGAACCAAAGTACCCAATAAGAGGTCCAGTTCTTCCGAACCACCCACCAGAGCATCCTGTTGAACCAAAGTACCCAATAAGAGGTCCAGTTCTTCCGAACCACCCACCAGAGCTTCCTGTTGAACCAAAGTACCCAATAAGAG GTCCAGTCCTTCCGTCCCACCCACCAGCGCTTCCTGTTGAACCAAAGTACCCAATAGGAG CTCCAGTCCCTCCATCCAACCCACTAATGCTTCCTATTGTGCCAGAGTACTCAATAGGCCATCCAGGCCTGCTGTTCAATCCATTACTGCTTCCTATAGCCCCAGAATACCCAATAGGATTTCCAATCCCTTCCTTCAACCCACCAGTGCTTCCCGTTGAACCCAAGTACCCATTTGGAGGGCCAGTCCCTCTGTTTAACCCACCAGTACTTCCTGGTGAACCAATGTATCCAATAGGAGGTCCAGTACCTCAGGTCCAACCACCACAGCTTCCTAGTAAGCCTCCTTGTTCAGTGGCAAGTCCCTTTAGTGTTTGTAGGCCACAAACATTCCCTGTTAAGCCCAAGCACCCTCTAGAGGTTCCAGTCAGCCATGGCCTAATGCCTCTTTTCCAAACTTTGGAGTCTGGCAAGGTTCCTACAGAGCGCTTGAATCATGGATATCCAGGATGCTATAGCAAATGGCCGTTTCTGCAATCAAAGCCCTGCTACTAG
- the LOC114136636 gene encoding proline-rich extensin-like protein EPR1 isoform X5, translating to MAFLFRLVVVSLLALETCKVKASYVPSMPVSGILTSGPNKPHKLPDVQRYAPWFPRSFHGFFAPQQEPGSSKPQLPTESKFPIGGPVPLFNPPQFPRKPLCPAGSCRLPIFPVEPKYPIGHPGLLFNPLLLPIAPVYPTGLPNPPFNPPILPVESKYPIGSPVPPSNPPVLPVEPKYPLGGTVPSVKPPQFPRKPLCSSGRQSGSCWPPAFPIEPKYPIGGPVLPSHPPALPVEPKYPIRGPVLPNHPPEHPVEPKYPIRGPVLPNHPPELPVEPKYPIRAPVPPSNPLMLPIVPEYSIGHPGLLFNPLLLPIAPEYPIGFPIPSFNPPVLPVEPKYPFGGPVPLFNPPVLPGEPMYPIGGPVPQVQPPQLPSKPPCSVASPFSVCRPQTFPVKPKHPLEVPVSHGLMPLFQTLESGKVPTERLNHGYPGCYSKWPFLQSKPCY from the exons ATGGCTTTTCTGTTCAG GCTGGTGGTGGTCTCCTTACTGGCATTGGAGACATGTAAAGTAAAAG CTTCATATGTTCCTTCAATGCCTGTGTCTGGCATTCTAACTTCGGGTCCAAACAAACCACACAAATTGCCAGATGTGCAACGCTATGCCCCATGGTTTCCAAGGAGTTTCCATGGTTTCTTTGCCCCTCAGCAGGAACCAGGCAGTAGTAAACCTCAGTTACCTACTGAGTCGAAGTTCCCAATAGGAGGTCCAGTCCCTCTGTTTAACCCACCACAGTTTCCTAGAAAGCCTCTTTGTCCAGCAGGTTCTTGCAGGTTGCCAATATTCCCTGTTGAGCCAAAGTACCCAATAGGCCATCCAGGCCTGCTATTCAACCCATTATTGCTTCCTATAGCCCCAGTGTACCCAACAGGACTTCCAAACCCTCCCTTTAACCCACCAATTCTTCCTGTTGAGTCCAAGTACCCAATTGGCAGTCCAGTCCCTCCATCCAACCCACCAGTACTTCCTGTTGAGCCCAAGTACCCATTAGGAGGTACAGTCCCTTCAGTCAAGCCACCACAGTTTCCTAGAAAGCCTCTTTGTTCAAGTGGAAGACAATCAGGTTCTTGCTGGCCACCAGCTTTCCCCATTGAACCAAAGTACCCAATAGGAGGTCCAGTCCTTCCGTCCCACCCACCAGCGCTTCCTGTTGAACCAAAGTACCCAATAAGAGGTCCAGTTCTTCCGAACCACCCACCAGAGCATCCTGTTGAACCAAAGTACCCAATAAGAGGTCCAGTTCTTCCGAACCACCCACCAGAGCTTCCTGTTGAACCAAAGTACCCAATAAGAG CTCCAGTCCCTCCATCCAACCCACTAATGCTTCCTATTGTGCCAGAGTACTCAATAGGCCATCCAGGCCTGCTGTTCAATCCATTACTGCTTCCTATAGCCCCAGAATACCCAATAGGATTTCCAATCCCTTCCTTCAACCCACCAGTGCTTCCCGTTGAACCCAAGTACCCATTTGGAGGGCCAGTCCCTCTGTTTAACCCACCAGTACTTCCTGGTGAACCAATGTATCCAATAGGAGGTCCAGTACCTCAGGTCCAACCACCACAGCTTCCTAGTAAGCCTCCTTGTTCAGTGGCAAGTCCCTTTAGTGTTTGTAGGCCACAAACATTCCCTGTTAAGCCCAAGCACCCTCTAGAGGTTCCAGTCAGCCATGGCCTAATGCCTCTTTTCCAAACTTTGGAGTCTGGCAAGGTTCCTACAGAGCGCTTGAATCATGGATATCCAGGATGCTATAGCAAATGGCCGTTTCTGCAATCAAAGCCCTGCTACTAG
- the LOC114136636 gene encoding proline-rich extensin-like protein EPR1 isoform X2, producing MAFLFRLVVVSLLALETCKVKASYVPSMPVSGILTSGPNKPHKLPDVQRYAPWFPRSFHGFFAPQQEPGSSKPQLPTESKFPIGGPVPLFNPPQFPRKPLCPAGSCRLPIFPVEPKYPIGHPGLLFNPLLLPIAPVYPTGLPNPPFNPPILPVESKYPIGSPVPPSNPPVLPVEPKYPLGGTVPSVKPPQFPRKPLCSSGRQSGSCWPPAFPIEPKYPIGGPVLPSHPPALPVEPKYPIRGPVLPNHPPEHPVEPKYPIRGPVLPNHPPELPVEPKYPIRGPVLPNHPPEHPVEPKYPIGGPVLPSHPPALPVEPKYPIGAPVPPSNPLMLPIVPEYSIGHPGLLFNPLLLPIAPEYPIGFPIPSFNPPVLPVEPKYPFGGPVPLFNPPVLPGEPMYPIGGPVPQVQPPQLPSKPPCSVASPFSVCRPQTFPVKPKHPLEVPVSHGLMPLFQTLESGKVPTERLNHGYPGCYSKWPFLQSKPCY from the exons ATGGCTTTTCTGTTCAG GCTGGTGGTGGTCTCCTTACTGGCATTGGAGACATGTAAAGTAAAAG CTTCATATGTTCCTTCAATGCCTGTGTCTGGCATTCTAACTTCGGGTCCAAACAAACCACACAAATTGCCAGATGTGCAACGCTATGCCCCATGGTTTCCAAGGAGTTTCCATGGTTTCTTTGCCCCTCAGCAGGAACCAGGCAGTAGTAAACCTCAGTTACCTACTGAGTCGAAGTTCCCAATAGGAGGTCCAGTCCCTCTGTTTAACCCACCACAGTTTCCTAGAAAGCCTCTTTGTCCAGCAGGTTCTTGCAGGTTGCCAATATTCCCTGTTGAGCCAAAGTACCCAATAGGCCATCCAGGCCTGCTATTCAACCCATTATTGCTTCCTATAGCCCCAGTGTACCCAACAGGACTTCCAAACCCTCCCTTTAACCCACCAATTCTTCCTGTTGAGTCCAAGTACCCAATTGGCAGTCCAGTCCCTCCATCCAACCCACCAGTACTTCCTGTTGAGCCCAAGTACCCATTAGGAGGTACAGTCCCTTCAGTCAAGCCACCACAGTTTCCTAGAAAGCCTCTTTGTTCAAGTGGAAGACAATCAGGTTCTTGCTGGCCACCAGCTTTCCCCATTGAACCAAAGTACCCAATAGGAGGTCCAGTCCTTCCGTCCCACCCACCAGCGCTTCCTGTTGAACCAAAGTACCCAATAAGAGGTCCAGTTCTTCCGAACCACCCACCAGAGCATCCTGTTGAACCAAAGTACCCAATAAGAGGTCCAGTTCTTCCGAACCACCCACCAGAGCTTCCTGTTGAACCAAAGTACCCAATAAGAGGTCCAGTTCTTCCGAACCACCCACCAGAGCATCCTGTTGAACCAAAGTACCCAATAGGAGGTCCAGTCCTTCCGTCCCACCCACCAGCGCTTCCTGTTGAACCAAAGTACCCAATAGGAG CTCCAGTCCCTCCATCCAACCCACTAATGCTTCCTATTGTGCCAGAGTACTCAATAGGCCATCCAGGCCTGCTGTTCAATCCATTACTGCTTCCTATAGCCCCAGAATACCCAATAGGATTTCCAATCCCTTCCTTCAACCCACCAGTGCTTCCCGTTGAACCCAAGTACCCATTTGGAGGGCCAGTCCCTCTGTTTAACCCACCAGTACTTCCTGGTGAACCAATGTATCCAATAGGAGGTCCAGTACCTCAGGTCCAACCACCACAGCTTCCTAGTAAGCCTCCTTGTTCAGTGGCAAGTCCCTTTAGTGTTTGTAGGCCACAAACATTCCCTGTTAAGCCCAAGCACCCTCTAGAGGTTCCAGTCAGCCATGGCCTAATGCCTCTTTTCCAAACTTTGGAGTCTGGCAAGGTTCCTACAGAGCGCTTGAATCATGGATATCCAGGATGCTATAGCAAATGGCCGTTTCTGCAATCAAAGCCCTGCTACTAG
- the LOC114136636 gene encoding adhesive plaque matrix protein-like isoform X1 — translation MAFLFRLVVVSLLALETCKVKASYVPSMPVSGILTSGPNKPHKLPDVQRYAPWFPRSFHGFFAPQQEPGSSKPQLPTESKFPIGGPVPLFNPPQFPRKPLCPAGSCRLPIFPVEPKYPIGHPGLLFNPLLLPIAPVYPTGLPNPPFNPPILPVESKYPIGSPVPPSNPPVLPVEPKYPLGGTVPSVKPPQFPRKPLCSSGRQSGSCWPPAFPIEPKYPIGGPVLPSHPPALPVEPKYPIRGPVLPNHPPEHPVEPKYPIRGPVLPNHPPELPVEPKYPIRGPVLPNHPPEHPVEPKYPIGGPVLPSHPPALPVEPKYPIGGLVLPNHPPARPIGPKYPIGAPVPPSNPLMLPIVPEYSIGHPGLLFNPLLLPIAPEYPIGFPIPSFNPPVLPVEPKYPFGGPVPLFNPPVLPGEPMYPIGGPVPQVQPPQLPSKPPCSVASPFSVCRPQTFPVKPKHPLEVPVSHGLMPLFQTLESGKVPTERLNHGYPGCYSKWPFLQSKPCY, via the exons ATGGCTTTTCTGTTCAG GCTGGTGGTGGTCTCCTTACTGGCATTGGAGACATGTAAAGTAAAAG CTTCATATGTTCCTTCAATGCCTGTGTCTGGCATTCTAACTTCGGGTCCAAACAAACCACACAAATTGCCAGATGTGCAACGCTATGCCCCATGGTTTCCAAGGAGTTTCCATGGTTTCTTTGCCCCTCAGCAGGAACCAGGCAGTAGTAAACCTCAGTTACCTACTGAGTCGAAGTTCCCAATAGGAGGTCCAGTCCCTCTGTTTAACCCACCACAGTTTCCTAGAAAGCCTCTTTGTCCAGCAGGTTCTTGCAGGTTGCCAATATTCCCTGTTGAGCCAAAGTACCCAATAGGCCATCCAGGCCTGCTATTCAACCCATTATTGCTTCCTATAGCCCCAGTGTACCCAACAGGACTTCCAAACCCTCCCTTTAACCCACCAATTCTTCCTGTTGAGTCCAAGTACCCAATTGGCAGTCCAGTCCCTCCATCCAACCCACCAGTACTTCCTGTTGAGCCCAAGTACCCATTAGGAGGTACAGTCCCTTCAGTCAAGCCACCACAGTTTCCTAGAAAGCCTCTTTGTTCAAGTGGAAGACAATCAGGTTCTTGCTGGCCACCAGCTTTCCCCATTGAACCAAAGTACCCAATAGGAGGTCCAGTCCTTCCGTCCCACCCACCAGCGCTTCCTGTTGAACCAAAGTACCCAATAAGAGGTCCAGTTCTTCCGAACCACCCACCAGAGCATCCTGTTGAACCAAAGTACCCAATAAGAGGTCCAGTTCTTCCGAACCACCCACCAGAGCTTCCTGTTGAACCAAAGTACCCAATAAGAGGTCCAGTTCTTCCGAACCACCCACCAGAGCATCCTGTTGAACCAAAGTACCCAATAGGAGGTCCAGTCCTTCCGTCCCACCCACCAGCGCTTCCTGTTGAACCAAAGTACCCAATAGGAGGTCTAGTTCTTCCGAACCACCCACCAGCACGTCCTATTGGACCCAAGTACCCAATAGGAGCTCCAGTCCCTCCATCCAACCCACTAATGCTTCCTATTGTGCCAGAGTACTCAATAGGCCATCCAGGCCTGCTGTTCAATCCATTACTGCTTCCTATAGCCCCAGAATACCCAATAGGATTTCCAATCCCTTCCTTCAACCCACCAGTGCTTCCCGTTGAACCCAAGTACCCATTTGGAGGGCCAGTCCCTCTGTTTAACCCACCAGTACTTCCTGGTGAACCAATGTATCCAATAGGAGGTCCAGTACCTCAGGTCCAACCACCACAGCTTCCTAGTAAGCCTCCTTGTTCAGTGGCAAGTCCCTTTAGTGTTTGTAGGCCACAAACATTCCCTGTTAAGCCCAAGCACCCTCTAGAGGTTCCAGTCAGCCATGGCCTAATGCCTCTTTTCCAAACTTTGGAGTCTGGCAAGGTTCCTACAGAGCGCTTGAATCATGGATATCCAGGATGCTATAGCAAATGGCCGTTTCTGCAATCAAAGCCCTGCTACTAG
- the LOC114136636 gene encoding adhesive plaque matrix protein-like isoform X3, with product MAFLFRLVVVSLLALETCKVKASYVPSMPVSGILTSGPNKPHKLPDVQRYAPWFPRSFHGFFAPQQEPGSSKPQLPTESKFPIGGPVPLFNPPQFPRKPLCPAGSCRLPIFPVEPKYPIGHPGLLFNPLLLPIAPVYPTGLPNPPFNPPILPVESKYPIGSPVPPSNPPVLPVEPKYPLGGTVPSVKPPQFPRKPLCSSGRQSGSCWPPAFPIEPKYPIGGPVLPSHPPALPVEPKYPIRGPVLPNHPPEHPVEPKYPIRGPVLPNHPPELPVEPKYPIRGPVLPSHPPALPVEPKYPIGGLVLPNHPPARPIGPKYPIGAPVPPSNPLMLPIVPEYSIGHPGLLFNPLLLPIAPEYPIGFPIPSFNPPVLPVEPKYPFGGPVPLFNPPVLPGEPMYPIGGPVPQVQPPQLPSKPPCSVASPFSVCRPQTFPVKPKHPLEVPVSHGLMPLFQTLESGKVPTERLNHGYPGCYSKWPFLQSKPCY from the exons ATGGCTTTTCTGTTCAG GCTGGTGGTGGTCTCCTTACTGGCATTGGAGACATGTAAAGTAAAAG CTTCATATGTTCCTTCAATGCCTGTGTCTGGCATTCTAACTTCGGGTCCAAACAAACCACACAAATTGCCAGATGTGCAACGCTATGCCCCATGGTTTCCAAGGAGTTTCCATGGTTTCTTTGCCCCTCAGCAGGAACCAGGCAGTAGTAAACCTCAGTTACCTACTGAGTCGAAGTTCCCAATAGGAGGTCCAGTCCCTCTGTTTAACCCACCACAGTTTCCTAGAAAGCCTCTTTGTCCAGCAGGTTCTTGCAGGTTGCCAATATTCCCTGTTGAGCCAAAGTACCCAATAGGCCATCCAGGCCTGCTATTCAACCCATTATTGCTTCCTATAGCCCCAGTGTACCCAACAGGACTTCCAAACCCTCCCTTTAACCCACCAATTCTTCCTGTTGAGTCCAAGTACCCAATTGGCAGTCCAGTCCCTCCATCCAACCCACCAGTACTTCCTGTTGAGCCCAAGTACCCATTAGGAGGTACAGTCCCTTCAGTCAAGCCACCACAGTTTCCTAGAAAGCCTCTTTGTTCAAGTGGAAGACAATCAGGTTCTTGCTGGCCACCAGCTTTCCCCATTGAACCAAAGTACCCAATAGGAGGTCCAGTCCTTCCGTCCCACCCACCAGCGCTTCCTGTTGAACCAAAGTACCCAATAAGAGGTCCAGTTCTTCCGAACCACCCACCAGAGCATCCTGTTGAACCAAAGTACCCAATAAGAGGTCCAGTTCTTCCGAACCACCCACCAGAGCTTCCTGTTGAACCAAAGTACCCAATAAGAG GTCCAGTCCTTCCGTCCCACCCACCAGCGCTTCCTGTTGAACCAAAGTACCCAATAGGAGGTCTAGTTCTTCCGAACCACCCACCAGCACGTCCTATTGGACCCAAGTACCCAATAGGAGCTCCAGTCCCTCCATCCAACCCACTAATGCTTCCTATTGTGCCAGAGTACTCAATAGGCCATCCAGGCCTGCTGTTCAATCCATTACTGCTTCCTATAGCCCCAGAATACCCAATAGGATTTCCAATCCCTTCCTTCAACCCACCAGTGCTTCCCGTTGAACCCAAGTACCCATTTGGAGGGCCAGTCCCTCTGTTTAACCCACCAGTACTTCCTGGTGAACCAATGTATCCAATAGGAGGTCCAGTACCTCAGGTCCAACCACCACAGCTTCCTAGTAAGCCTCCTTGTTCAGTGGCAAGTCCCTTTAGTGTTTGTAGGCCACAAACATTCCCTGTTAAGCCCAAGCACCCTCTAGAGGTTCCAGTCAGCCATGGCCTAATGCCTCTTTTCCAAACTTTGGAGTCTGGCAAGGTTCCTACAGAGCGCTTGAATCATGGATATCCAGGATGCTATAGCAAATGGCCGTTTCTGCAATCAAAGCCCTGCTACTAG